In Gammaproteobacteria bacterium, one DNA window encodes the following:
- a CDS encoding porin has protein sequence MKKLFRLTLATTALINLGLLSNAYALDLYVDTKTKQIFAEPGPGRVHMGTYEKSEKTSAKTEASKKVLAAPAPTPAQEDRTAEAEHKPTGDRLVRLREKADKEQLKNQVSVLEERVKEVEKIHGTFDDRGLHWSTKDGNFSMSINGRIQPAAEYNFINDAAPATGTNLPNELNSGANIRRARLGVEGTFFKIWDYKFEYDFSRGNGTVGSGITDAFVRLNHTNALSYKIGSFKEPFSLEEAASNRFLTFIERHMSVNSFVDNPNTYKTGIGVNYAVPRFQTGLAFQTEPIGAWSAAATSVNANGNQSRNNGSGDTGWQGIGRISGRPWMEDETKFLHVGISAGHTTVNTQYRADGTMVGEGSNGGGGGMSFVAFPGTNVDRSNVLNTGNLSNGTLTDPNRRQVTSYDRYGAEGWFVYGPFSAQAEFLRTNINGVGYNGEHLTGYYGFISYFLTGESKAYHVRNGAANRIKPKKPYQWNGSGWGAWEVAFGYDYIDMNSGVIKGGQADMVRMGLNWYPHSNVKFQTNIVHMLNIDTAQTPTTNTNGYSGSAGARTHGWDNGSISAFLTQLTVDF, from the coding sequence ATGAAAAAATTATTCAGACTCACCCTGGCAACCACAGCGTTAATCAATTTAGGCCTCTTATCCAATGCCTATGCGCTCGATTTATATGTCGATACAAAAACCAAGCAAATTTTTGCCGAACCCGGTCCTGGACGGGTTCATATGGGAACTTACGAGAAATCAGAGAAAACATCGGCGAAAACAGAAGCTTCCAAAAAAGTATTGGCTGCTCCTGCACCAACGCCGGCCCAAGAGGACCGGACAGCGGAAGCGGAACATAAACCAACAGGCGATCGTCTGGTAAGACTGCGGGAAAAAGCTGATAAAGAACAGCTCAAGAATCAAGTTTCAGTACTTGAAGAACGTGTCAAGGAAGTGGAAAAAATACATGGTACATTTGATGATCGTGGATTGCATTGGTCAACTAAAGACGGTAATTTTTCAATGTCGATAAATGGTCGTATACAACCTGCCGCGGAATACAATTTTATCAATGATGCAGCCCCTGCCACTGGCACAAATCTACCTAATGAGCTAAATAGTGGCGCAAATATCCGCCGCGCACGTCTTGGTGTCGAAGGTACATTTTTCAAAATCTGGGATTACAAATTCGAATACGACTTCAGCCGCGGCAACGGCACGGTTGGTTCCGGAATTACCGATGCTTTCGTACGGTTGAATCATACCAATGCATTGTCCTACAAAATCGGTTCTTTCAAGGAGCCGTTCAGCTTGGAAGAAGCCGCCAGTAACCGCTTTCTGACGTTTATCGAGCGCCATATGTCGGTCAACTCCTTTGTCGATAATCCAAACACCTATAAAACCGGTATCGGTGTCAATTATGCCGTGCCGCGCTTCCAGACCGGATTGGCATTTCAAACGGAACCTATCGGCGCTTGGTCGGCTGCTGCCACTTCCGTTAACGCCAACGGCAATCAGAGTCGTAATAACGGCTCCGGCGATACCGGCTGGCAAGGCATTGGGCGTATATCCGGCAGACCGTGGATGGAAGATGAAACCAAGTTCCTGCATGTCGGTATCTCCGCCGGACACACAACGGTCAATACCCAGTATCGGGCTGATGGCACGATGGTTGGTGAAGGAAGCAATGGCGGCGGCGGCGGAATGTCATTCGTTGCATTTCCCGGCACCAACGTAGATCGCTCGAACGTACTAAACACCGGCAATTTAAGTAACGGCACGCTTACGGACCCGAATCGCCGTCAAGTCACCAGTTATGATCGATATGGCGCGGAAGGCTGGTTCGTCTATGGCCCTTTCTCCGCACAAGCCGAGTTTTTGCGTACCAACATCAATGGTGTCGGTTATAACGGCGAGCATCTGACCGGTTACTATGGCTTTATCAGTTATTTCCTGACCGGCGAATCCAAGGCCTATCACGTCCGGAACGGCGCAGCAAACCGCATCAAACCTAAAAAACCGTATCAATGGAACGGATCAGGCTGGGGTGCTTGGGAAGTTGCATTCGGTTATGATTACATCGATATGAATTCCGGTGTTATCAAGGGCGGTCAGGCTGATATGGTCAGAATGGGTCTGAACTGGTATCCCCACTCGAATGTTAAATTCCAAACGAACATCGTTCATATGCTCAATATCGATACAGCACAAACACCAACCACTAATACCAATGGTTACTCGGGCAGCGCTGGCGCACGTACGCATGGATGGGATAATGGCAGTATCAGCGCATTCCTGACTCAACTCACCGTTGATTTCTAA
- a CDS encoding PstS family phosphate ABC transporter substrate-binding protein, which yields MSQSQSFKLLGATIILSASVFTSAIANAQAVIKIDGSSTVYPITHSAASQFQAARKNAVNITVDVSGSGGGFKKFCRGEIDIVNASRPIFKSEMKDCKKAHVQFVEIPVAFDALTVAVNPENTWSTKMTVTQLKKIWEPAAQGRITRWNQINPAWPDEAIQLLGSHADSGTYDYFTEAIVGKSKSSRQDFTQLENNATLIDSVAGSKNSLAFLGFGYYNENQSRITAVAIDNGNGAVFPSVETVENGSYQPLSRPIFIYVNAKAAERPEINGFVEFYMKNAILLVKEAKFFPLPPRAYSIMLDHFNKKRVGSVFSGKPAVGLTIDELLRSEGRTEFEHF from the coding sequence ATGTCGCAATCACAGAGCTTTAAATTACTCGGTGCAACAATAATATTGAGCGCATCGGTTTTCACCAGCGCTATCGCAAATGCGCAAGCGGTCATTAAAATTGACGGTTCCAGCACGGTGTACCCGATCACACACAGTGCAGCCAGCCAGTTTCAAGCAGCGAGAAAGAACGCGGTTAATATCACGGTCGATGTTTCCGGCAGTGGGGGCGGATTCAAGAAGTTTTGCCGCGGCGAAATCGATATCGTCAATGCTTCCCGTCCGATCTTTAAAAGTGAAATGAAGGATTGCAAAAAAGCCCATGTGCAATTTGTCGAGATACCGGTCGCATTCGATGCCTTGACGGTGGCGGTCAATCCAGAAAACACCTGGAGCACGAAGATGACGGTAACGCAATTGAAGAAAATCTGGGAACCGGCAGCGCAAGGCAGAATCACCCGCTGGAATCAAATCAATCCGGCATGGCCTGATGAAGCCATCCAACTCTTGGGTAGTCACGCCGATTCGGGCACTTACGATTACTTTACCGAAGCCATCGTCGGCAAATCCAAATCCAGCCGGCAAGACTTTACACAACTGGAAAACAACGCCACATTGATCGACAGCGTGGCAGGCAGCAAAAACAGCCTAGCGTTCCTCGGCTTCGGTTACTACAACGAAAATCAAAGCAGAATTACTGCTGTTGCCATCGATAATGGCAATGGCGCAGTGTTTCCTTCCGTCGAAACGGTGGAAAACGGCAGCTATCAGCCGCTATCGCGTCCGATATTCATCTATGTCAATGCCAAAGCGGCTGAAAGACCGGAAATCAATGGATTCGTGGAATTCTATATGAAGAACGCGATTCTTCTGGTTAAAGAAGCCAAATTCTTCCCGCTGCCGCCGAGAGCCTATTCCATCATGCTCGATCATTTCAATAAAAAACGCGTGGGTTCGGTTTTCAGCGGCAAGCCTGCCGTGGGTCTTACGATCGATGAATTGCTGCGCAGCGAGGGGCGCACGGAATTCGAACATTTTTAA
- a CDS encoding ABC transporter permease yields MPFNPIILWTDALIYLLVAIVLLIIGYIRRREHLLAQWQRVGHSASGMAALTVLLFFLVVGLLDTVHFRPALDHKNNQGETVYSVEVLSMFDLLATPLRTQVEKTYSAPLAAHLYAKETIEQPDGSQIRTFARLAFGGAHLQDPENDRMTDIAERAIKGLLYGFSIWCALSLGLILLLSRRKQQNFMQCLTAVWRRNTEIPWHAILITLLILLLIIGGITALAGHYHVLGTDKVGQDILYQSLKSIRVALVIGTLTTLIMLPFALLLGITAGYFRSWVDDVIQYIYTTLNSIPSVLLIAAAVLMMQVYIETHPDMFDTVASRADLRLLFLCIILGITSWTSLCRLLRGEAMKLRELEYIQAAHAFGVSHWRIISRHILPNVMHIVLIATVMDFSGLVLAEAVLSYVGVGVDPSMISFGTMINAARLEMAREPMVWWALLAAFVFMFTLVLSANLFADAVQNALDPRTRTLRQQTVFPRFGKKTHAAQDNTSETTAPAKSSPRT; encoded by the coding sequence ATGCCTTTCAATCCAATCATTCTGTGGACCGATGCGCTTATTTATTTACTCGTTGCGATTGTACTTCTCATCATCGGCTATATACGCCGCCGCGAACATCTGCTTGCGCAATGGCAGCGCGTAGGTCACAGTGCCAGCGGCATGGCGGCGCTCACCGTGCTGCTGTTCTTTCTGGTTGTCGGGCTATTGGATACGGTGCATTTCCGCCCGGCGCTGGATCACAAGAACAATCAGGGTGAAACGGTTTACAGCGTTGAAGTGCTGAGCATGTTCGATCTGCTGGCAACACCGTTGCGCACGCAAGTTGAGAAAACGTACTCCGCGCCGCTGGCCGCGCATTTGTATGCCAAGGAAACCATCGAGCAACCGGACGGTAGTCAAATACGCACCTTTGCCCGGCTAGCATTTGGCGGCGCGCACTTGCAGGATCCGGAAAATGACCGCATGACGGACATCGCAGAACGTGCAATCAAGGGCTTGCTTTACGGTTTTTCCATCTGGTGCGCATTGTCCCTTGGTTTAATCTTGCTGTTATCCCGCCGCAAGCAACAGAATTTTATGCAGTGCCTGACGGCCGTTTGGCGCCGCAACACCGAAATACCGTGGCATGCCATCCTGATCACACTGCTCATTCTGCTGCTGATCATCGGCGGCATCACTGCCCTGGCGGGACACTATCATGTGCTTGGCACCGACAAAGTAGGCCAGGATATTCTGTATCAATCGTTGAAAAGCATCCGCGTTGCGCTGGTCATCGGCACCCTGACCACGCTGATCATGCTGCCGTTCGCCTTGCTGCTGGGCATCACGGCCGGCTACTTCCGCAGCTGGGTCGACGATGTCATTCAGTATATCTACACCACGTTGAATTCCATTCCAAGCGTCCTGTTGATCGCCGCTGCGGTACTGATGATGCAGGTTTACATCGAAACCCATCCGGATATGTTCGATACTGTGGCGTCGCGCGCGGATTTGCGTTTGCTGTTTCTCTGCATAATTCTCGGTATTACCAGCTGGACCAGCTTATGCCGGTTGCTGCGCGGGGAAGCAATGAAATTGCGTGAACTGGAATATATCCAGGCGGCGCATGCATTCGGCGTTTCGCACTGGCGCATCATCAGCCGCCATATTCTGCCGAACGTGATGCATATTGTGCTGATCGCCACAGTGATGGACTTCAGCGGCTTGGTTCTGGCCGAAGCAGTGTTGTCGTACGTCGGCGTCGGTGTCGATCCTTCCATGATCAGCTTCGGTACCATGATCAACGCGGCGCGGCTGGAAATGGCGCGCGAACCGATGGTTTGGTGGGCTTTGCTGGCAGCGTTCGTTTTTATGTTCACGCTGGTGTTGAGCGCCAACTTGTTTGCCGATGCGGTGCAGAATGCCCTCGATCCGCGCACCCGGACATTGCGCCAGCAAACCGTTTTTCCGCGTTTTGGCAAAAAAACGCACGCTGCGCAAGACAATACGTCTGAAACAACTGCACCGGCAAAATCCTCTCCCCGCACATGA
- a CDS encoding ABC transporter ATP-binding protein gives MKALLEIENLETVLHTGATPVRAVDGLTLTISPGETFALLGESGCGKSMTALSIMRLLPDAGEIVAGQIRLDGADLLQLSESEMRKIRGKHIGMIFQEPMLSLNPVMTIAQQIEEVLKQHLNLPREAVQGRIQGLLEQVGIPDAPRRMHEYPFQFSGGMKQRVMIAMALAAEPQLLIADEPTTALDVTIQAQVLDLMRCIQQQKGMAILLITHDLGVVAEMAQQVAVMYAGEIIELAPRDKFFQGPQHPYSQQLFAALPGKQKRNQALTVIQGNVPSLAQQFSGCRFVERCNQAIEQCRHTAPQWRVVSDRHQVRCHLFSDHANQTAVGTGTAAQETAQVAQPVPAATDNPLLQVSDLKVHFPIRKGLFQRTIGHVKAVDGVSLKIYAGKTLALVGESGCGKTTIGKSILQLIQPTHGSVRFKEQELTGLKRNQLQPLRSQFQIIFQDPYSSLNPRMRIVEILQEGMNALNTGNTHGHGVNTPLSANEREQAIDALLQRVGLPTEVKWRFPHEFSGGQRQRIAIARALAVNPELLICDEPTSALDVSVQAQILNLLKSLQNNLGLAFLFITHNIAVVEYLADEVAVMYLGRIVEQGRIDEVMNNPKHPYTQALLSSVPRIEADPGRPIIPLTGDLPSPATPPAGCHFHPRCAHAMPVCRTSYPPVSRFSTTHTTHCYLHSQEHRHTDYEH, from the coding sequence ATGAAAGCACTGCTTGAAATCGAAAATCTCGAAACCGTGCTGCACACCGGCGCTACCCCAGTGCGCGCCGTCGACGGCTTGACGCTGACGATCTCGCCCGGGGAAACATTTGCCTTGCTGGGTGAATCCGGCTGCGGCAAGTCGATGACTGCGCTGTCGATCATGCGCCTGCTGCCGGATGCCGGTGAAATCGTTGCCGGTCAAATCCGGCTCGACGGTGCCGATTTGTTGCAATTATCCGAAAGCGAAATGCGCAAAATCCGCGGCAAGCACATCGGCATGATTTTTCAAGAACCGATGCTGAGTCTTAATCCGGTTATGACCATCGCGCAACAAATCGAAGAAGTGCTGAAGCAGCACCTGAATTTGCCGCGCGAAGCTGTACAAGGACGCATTCAAGGGCTGCTAGAGCAAGTCGGCATACCCGATGCGCCGCGCCGCATGCACGAATACCCGTTTCAGTTCTCCGGCGGCATGAAACAGCGCGTCATGATCGCAATGGCACTCGCCGCTGAACCGCAATTGCTGATTGCCGATGAGCCGACCACCGCATTGGACGTTACCATCCAGGCACAAGTGCTCGATCTGATGCGGTGTATCCAGCAACAGAAAGGCATGGCGATCCTGCTCATCACGCACGATCTGGGTGTAGTGGCCGAAATGGCACAACAGGTCGCTGTCATGTACGCGGGGGAAATCATCGAGCTGGCGCCACGGGATAAGTTCTTTCAAGGCCCGCAACACCCTTATTCACAGCAATTGTTCGCCGCATTGCCGGGAAAACAAAAACGCAACCAAGCCCTAACTGTCATTCAAGGCAACGTGCCGTCACTTGCGCAACAGTTTAGCGGCTGCCGTTTCGTCGAGCGCTGCAACCAGGCCATCGAACAGTGCCGTCATACCGCTCCGCAATGGCGCGTGGTTTCCGATCGGCATCAGGTTCGTTGCCATTTATTCAGCGATCATGCAAACCAAACAGCCGTTGGTACCGGCACCGCAGCGCAGGAAACTGCCCAAGTTGCGCAACCGGTCCCGGCGGCAACGGATAATCCACTGTTGCAGGTGTCTGACCTGAAAGTGCATTTCCCGATTCGTAAGGGTTTGTTCCAACGCACTATTGGTCATGTCAAAGCGGTCGATGGCGTATCGTTGAAGATTTATGCAGGCAAAACGTTGGCACTGGTAGGCGAATCCGGTTGCGGCAAAACCACGATCGGAAAAAGTATTTTGCAATTGATTCAACCGACGCACGGCAGTGTGCGTTTTAAGGAACAGGAATTGACCGGATTAAAGCGGAACCAATTGCAACCGTTACGTTCACAGTTTCAAATCATTTTCCAGGACCCCTACTCCTCTTTGAACCCACGCATGCGCATCGTTGAAATCCTGCAAGAAGGGATGAATGCATTGAATACCGGCAACACGCACGGGCATGGTGTTAACACACCGCTATCCGCAAACGAGCGCGAGCAGGCAATCGATGCATTATTACAGCGCGTCGGTCTGCCAACTGAAGTAAAATGGCGCTTTCCGCACGAATTCTCCGGCGGACAGCGGCAGCGCATCGCGATTGCCCGTGCCTTGGCGGTCAACCCCGAATTGCTGATTTGCGATGAACCGACCAGCGCGCTGGATGTATCGGTGCAAGCACAGATTCTGAATCTGCTCAAATCGCTGCAAAATAATTTAGGACTTGCATTTTTGTTTATTACCCACAATATCGCGGTTGTTGAATATCTGGCGGATGAAGTGGCGGTGATGTATCTGGGGCGCATTGTCGAACAGGGGCGCATTGATGAAGTGATGAACAACCCCAAGCACCCGTATACGCAAGCGTTATTGTCGTCGGTGCCGCGGATTGAAGCGGATCCCGGGCGGCCTATCATTCCATTGACAGGCGATCTGCCGTCACCGGCGACACCGCCCGCAGGCTGTCATTTCCATCCGCGTTGCGCGCATGCCATGCCGGTATGCCGCACATCGTATCCGCCGGTCAGCCGATTCAGCACGACTCACACCACCCATTGTTATCTTCACTCACAGGAACACCGTCATACCGATTATGAGCATTAA
- a CDS encoding peptide chain release factor 3, translated as MSINQEVARRRTFAIISHPDAGKTTLTEKLLMYAGAIHIAGSVKARKASRHATSDWMEIEKQRGISVASSVMQMEYRDCVINLLDTPGHQDFSEDTYRVLTAVDAALMVIDAANGVEAQTLRLLEVCRARNTPIVTFVNKMDREVREPLDLIDEIERTLGMTTIPFTWPVGMGKHFHGVCDLQNNGMRVFQPGSDRVDTENEVIARFDDAQLQQRFGAELTTALQEIDLIRGASPAFDHEAFLAGQQTPVFFGSAINNFGVREILDALVDLAPPPESRNAIQREVQPDEKKFSGMVFKIQANMNLAHRDRIAFVRVCSGQFKRGMNLKVARNGKDIRTSTVVSFLSQRRDILEEAYPGDIIGIPNHGTLQLGDTLTEGEVLQFTGLPFFAPEIFRTVEIADPLRSKQLKLGLAQLGEEGAIQVFRPHLGNMLLLGAVGTLQFEVVAHRLQHEYGVAARITSAKYQLARWITSDDPRELQRFIEANAHRIAYDAVDAPTFLASFGAELSVAQENWPAIRFHKLREHAGLVFQNHMTA; from the coding sequence ATGAGCATTAACCAAGAAGTGGCGCGGCGCCGCACATTCGCCATTATTTCCCACCCGGATGCGGGTAAAACAACGCTGACCGAAAAACTGTTGATGTACGCCGGTGCGATTCATATCGCCGGTAGCGTCAAAGCGCGTAAAGCCAGCCGCCATGCCACCTCCGATTGGATGGAGATCGAAAAGCAGCGCGGCATTTCGGTTGCCAGCTCGGTCATGCAAATGGAATACCGCGATTGCGTCATCAATTTGCTCGACACGCCGGGTCACCAGGATTTTTCCGAAGATACCTACCGCGTACTGACCGCCGTCGATGCCGCATTGATGGTGATCGACGCGGCCAACGGTGTCGAAGCGCAAACGCTGCGTCTGTTGGAAGTGTGCCGCGCGCGTAACACACCGATCGTCACTTTCGTCAATAAAATGGATCGTGAAGTGCGCGAACCGCTGGATTTGATCGACGAAATCGAACGCACGCTCGGCATGACGACTATTCCATTCACCTGGCCGGTCGGCATGGGAAAGCATTTCCACGGCGTATGCGACCTGCAAAACAACGGCATGCGCGTCTTCCAGCCGGGATCGGATCGCGTCGACACTGAAAACGAAGTGATCGCGCGTTTCGACGATGCACAGTTGCAGCAACGTTTCGGCGCGGAACTGACCACCGCGTTGCAGGAAATCGACTTGATCCGGGGCGCATCACCGGCTTTCGACCATGAAGCATTCTTGGCCGGCCAACAAACCCCGGTTTTCTTCGGCTCGGCGATCAATAATTTCGGCGTGCGGGAAATTCTCGACGCGCTGGTCGATCTGGCGCCGCCGCCCGAATCGCGCAACGCCATTCAACGCGAAGTGCAGCCGGATGAGAAGAAATTTTCCGGCATGGTATTCAAAATCCAGGCCAATATGAATCTGGCGCACCGCGACCGCATTGCGTTCGTGCGCGTTTGTTCCGGACAATTCAAGCGCGGCATGAACCTGAAAGTGGCGCGCAACGGCAAGGACATCCGCACCAGCACGGTCGTGTCTTTTTTATCGCAACGCCGCGACATTCTGGAAGAAGCCTACCCCGGAGACATCATCGGCATACCGAATCATGGCACCCTGCAACTGGGCGACACCCTGACCGAAGGCGAGGTGCTGCAATTCACCGGATTGCCTTTTTTCGCACCGGAAATTTTCCGCACCGTGGAAATCGCCGACCCGCTGCGCAGCAAGCAATTGAAGTTGGGACTGGCGCAACTCGGTGAGGAAGGCGCGATTCAAGTATTCCGTCCGCATTTGGGCAATATGCTGTTGCTCGGCGCTGTCGGCACGCTGCAATTTGAAGTGGTCGCGCACCGCTTGCAACATGAATACGGTGTAGCGGCACGCATTACCTCGGCCAAATACCAATTGGCACGCTGGATTACCAGCGATGATCCACGTGAATTGCAGCGCTTTATCGAAGCCAATGCGCACCGCATTGCGTATGATGCTGTCGACGCGCCGACTTTTCTGGCCTCGTTCGGTGCGGAGTTGAGTGTCGCGCAAGAAAACTGGCCCGCCATCCGCTTCCATAAACTGCGCGAACACGCCGGTTTGGTTTTTCAGAACCACATGACGGCATGA
- a CDS encoding YicC family protein, whose translation MIFSMTGYAAATQEMPYGSFNLEIRSVNNRYLDIQFRLPDDFRKLEPAMRELLTKQLSRGKVECRLNFSPSANTENSQQLDQALLDKLLQLEQAVKTCHPAAPSLTVAEILKWPGMLGSDVAPGEESDEIGMTLLQTALNDLKAARIREGDKLKSVLLERIKQMRQLLQSAAPRIPALIAAFEEKLRTRLEEILGTQENERIHQEITLFASKIDVDEELSRLQAHIDEVERIINKGGAVGKQLDFMMQELHREANTIGSKSVDLEITRISMELKVIIEQMREQVQNIE comes from the coding sequence ATGATTTTCAGTATGACCGGCTACGCCGCTGCTACGCAGGAAATGCCCTACGGATCGTTTAACCTGGAAATCCGTTCGGTCAATAACCGCTATCTCGACATCCAGTTCCGTCTGCCGGATGATTTTCGCAAGCTGGAACCAGCTATGCGCGAACTGCTGACAAAGCAACTCAGCCGCGGCAAAGTCGAATGCCGCCTGAATTTTTCCCCATCGGCGAACACGGAAAATTCTCAGCAGCTCGATCAGGCTTTGCTGGATAAATTGCTGCAACTCGAACAAGCCGTCAAAACATGCCACCCCGCCGCACCTTCGTTAACAGTGGCGGAAATCCTGAAATGGCCCGGCATGCTGGGAAGTGACGTGGCACCCGGCGAGGAATCCGATGAAATCGGCATGACCTTGCTACAAACCGCATTGAATGACTTAAAAGCTGCACGAATACGCGAAGGCGACAAACTGAAATCCGTTTTGCTGGAACGCATCAAGCAAATGCGCCAATTACTGCAATCCGCTGCCCCGCGCATCCCGGCATTGATCGCCGCCTTCGAGGAAAAACTGCGCACTCGTTTAGAAGAAATTCTTGGCACACAAGAAAACGAACGCATCCACCAGGAAATCACCCTATTCGCCAGCAAAATCGACGTCGATGAAGAACTCTCGCGCTTGCAAGCGCACATCGACGAAGTCGAACGCATCATCAACAAAGGTGGCGCCGTCGGCAAACAACTCGATTTCATGATGCAGGAACTGCACCGCGAAGCCAACACCATCGGCTCAAAATCCGTCGATTTGGAAATTACGCGGATTTCGATGGAGTTGAAGGTGATTATCGAGCAGATGCGTGAGCAGGTGCAGAATATTGAGTGA
- a CDS encoding CHAT domain-containing protein — translation MPTLLIVSASPLDQDRLRLGAEFRDIRQALQRSRNRENWIIESNEAVTVDDFRRALLDFHPTVVHFSGHGGGSGGLCFEDLNGYTNSIDASPLAKLFHHFKDELKCVVLNACYSKIQAEEIQKEIDYVVGMSAAVDDDSASKFAVAFYDAVFAGTDFRTAFDLGCTALDLNKMPDADVPVFMTGSHFAPKVLSYSAHIPEIERILYSYFNTPFYDRAIFTTTGERLRPIIEKYYGERMHRNIEKVHVINMKQISNEIWCIEVANTEIRFMYIRIRGRSILIEWEASVGLWSIPIKTYLALGSKKPVIARVEAELDTYYNFDFRNQEQYFQSISLCTQDRQSLHGYVERQSEVGKELIDTLSDGNNHKITLEIRQVTKQTDMPLITKILSQTWIYFPSDENSSDNP, via the coding sequence ATGCCCACTCTTCTAATTGTTTCTGCTAGTCCGCTTGATCAGGATCGACTTAGGCTTGGTGCAGAATTCCGTGATATTCGCCAAGCATTACAACGATCACGCAACCGTGAAAACTGGATTATTGAAAGTAACGAAGCGGTCACTGTTGACGATTTTCGAAGGGCCTTACTAGATTTTCACCCTACAGTGGTGCATTTTTCCGGGCATGGTGGAGGATCCGGTGGTTTGTGCTTCGAAGATCTCAATGGCTACACCAATTCTATAGATGCTTCACCATTAGCAAAGTTATTTCATCATTTTAAAGATGAATTAAAGTGTGTAGTTCTCAATGCATGCTATTCGAAAATCCAAGCTGAAGAAATCCAAAAAGAGATTGATTATGTTGTTGGAATGAGTGCTGCAGTAGATGACGACTCCGCTTCCAAATTTGCTGTAGCTTTTTATGATGCAGTATTTGCTGGCACTGACTTTCGCACAGCTTTTGATTTGGGTTGCACAGCTCTTGATCTCAACAAAATGCCCGATGCTGATGTTCCTGTTTTTATGACCGGTTCACATTTTGCACCTAAAGTGCTTTCTTATTCCGCTCACATCCCAGAAATTGAAAGAATTCTCTATTCGTACTTCAATACACCATTTTATGATCGTGCCATCTTTACAACAACAGGTGAACGTTTACGCCCCATTATCGAAAAATATTATGGTGAGCGAATGCATCGGAATATTGAAAAAGTACATGTTATAAACATGAAACAAATTTCTAATGAAATTTGGTGTATCGAAGTAGCAAACACAGAAATCCGATTTATGTATATCCGTATCAGAGGTAGAAGTATATTGATTGAATGGGAAGCCAGTGTTGGTCTTTGGAGTATTCCCATAAAAACATACCTTGCTTTAGGTTCAAAAAAACCAGTGATAGCACGAGTCGAGGCTGAGCTTGATACCTACTACAATTTTGATTTTCGCAACCAAGAGCAGTACTTTCAATCAATCAGCCTTTGCACTCAAGATCGTCAATCACTCCACGGATATGTGGAACGACAATCTGAAGTTGGTAAGGAGCTAATTGATACTCTTTCTGATGGTAATAATCACAAAATTACACTTGAAATAAGACAGGTTACAAAACAAACAGACATGCCATTAATTACAAAAATTTTGTCACAAACATGGATTTACTTTCCATCTGATGAAAACTCAAGCGATAATCCATGA
- a CDS encoding AbrB/MazE/SpoVT family DNA-binding domain-containing protein — MSQLAKLSPKGQITVPAEVRKRLQLKAGDTLAWEVLENGKISVHRVEESLDVSYLAALNDVLSEWNSTEDDEAYRNL, encoded by the coding sequence ATGTCTCAACTTGCTAAACTAAGTCCAAAAGGCCAAATCACGGTACCTGCCGAAGTGCGTAAACGATTACAGCTCAAAGCAGGAGATACGCTTGCGTGGGAGGTGCTGGAAAACGGCAAAATATCGGTACATCGAGTGGAAGAGTCACTAGATGTGAGTTACTTGGCTGCATTAAACGATGTTTTATCGGAATGGAACAGTACCGAAGATGACGAAGCCTACCGTAATCTATAA
- a CDS encoding type II toxin-antitoxin system PemK/MazF family toxin gives MTKPTVIYNRYDVVKVPFPFTDQQASKSRPALIISSATSFNDCIGHSVMAMITSAQHAPWPLDTSIADLNSAGLPVASIIRLKLFTLDHRLIICTLGHLSDRDKTIFNKNFTALTAD, from the coding sequence ATGACGAAGCCTACCGTAATCTATAATCGCTACGATGTTGTCAAAGTTCCTTTTCCATTCACCGATCAGCAGGCCAGCAAGAGCCGACCTGCGCTGATTATCTCTTCAGCAACATCATTCAATGACTGTATTGGCCATAGTGTGATGGCCATGATCACTTCAGCTCAGCACGCTCCTTGGCCGTTAGATACATCCATCGCTGATTTGAATAGCGCAGGTTTACCGGTGGCATCGATCATCCGGTTAAAGCTTTTTACCTTGGATCACCGCCTGATCATTTGCACATTAGGTCATTTGTCAGATCGAGACAAAACCATTTTTAACAAAAACTTCACCGCACTCACTGCTGATTAA